The proteins below come from a single Streptococcus canis genomic window:
- a CDS encoding transcription repressor NadR, whose protein sequence is MKAEERRQKIIEYLTGEQEALSATYLAKLLGVSRQVIVGDVALLRAQQIDIISTPKGYIMSTALFSHQYCARIVCQHGLAETEKELEIILAHQGIITTVEVEHPIYGMITAPLNIKSQSDMTNFMTKLNQSKAELLSSLTEGLHSHLISCPNQETFIAIKEDLEAAGILYTEL, encoded by the coding sequence ATGAAAGCAGAAGAACGCCGTCAAAAAATTATTGAGTACTTAACTGGCGAACAAGAGGCCTTGTCCGCTACTTATTTAGCTAAGTTATTAGGGGTTAGTCGTCAGGTGATTGTTGGAGATGTTGCCTTACTTCGAGCCCAACAGATTGATATTATTTCAACTCCTAAGGGCTATATTATGTCAACTGCTCTGTTTAGCCACCAATATTGTGCACGTATTGTCTGTCAACACGGGTTGGCAGAAACAGAAAAAGAATTGGAAATCATTTTAGCTCATCAGGGAATTATCACAACGGTGGAAGTGGAGCATCCTATTTATGGCATGATTACAGCACCTCTAAACATTAAAAGTCAGTCTGATATGACTAATTTTATGACCAAATTGAATCAGTCTAAAGCAGAATTGCTATCTTCTTTGACAGAAGGTTTGCACAGTCACTTGATTTCTTGCCCTAATCAAGAAACGTTTATAGCTATTAAGGAAGATTTGGAAGCAGCAGGTATTCTTTACACAGAGTTATAG